The Microbacterium schleiferi genome contains the following window.
GGCGAGATCCTCAACGCCCGGCGCGTGTATGGACCGTTCACCTGGGCACCGATCGCGAACAACATCGTCTCGATCGCGGGTTTCGGCGCCTTCATCGCGATCTTCGGCGGCCCCGTCACCGAGGTCACTGACTGGACGCCGACGATGATCGCCCTGCTCGCCGGCACCGCCACGCTCGGCATCGTGGTCCAGGCCGTCGTGCTGATGGTCTTCTGGGTGCGCTCGGGACTCCACCTGCGTCCCGACTTCGCGTGGCGAGGCGTCGGCCTGCGCAACATCGGTCGCCTGGCCGGCTGGACCTTCCTCATGGTGGTCGTCGGCCAGATCGCCGGAATCGTCCAGAGCCAGGTCATGTCGGTCGTGTCCGGTGAGGCGCCAGCCGCCACCGTCGCCGCCAACGCCTGGCTCCTGTACATGCTGCCCTTCTCGGTGTTCGTGCTGTCCATCGGCACCACCTACTTCACCCAGCTGAGCGAGCACGCCGCCGCGGGCCGCGACGAAGACGTGCGCGCCGACATTGCGCGCAGCATCCGCCTTCTCGGCCTGTTCATGGTGATTTCGACAGCGGTCCTGGCCGCGGCGGCCGTCCCCGCCTCCCGCATCTTCACCACGACCGCCGACGGCGCGGTCGACGCATCCTGGGTGCTCCTGGCATTCCTCATCGGGCTCATCCCCCAGACCGTCCTGTTCATCATCGGGCGCGTCTTCTACGCCTACAACGACACGCGAACGCCGTTCCTATTCACCCTCGTGCAGGCCGGCATCGTCATGATCACGGCGGCGCTCGCGCTGAACCTGCCCACCGCGTTCGTGACCGCCGGAATCGCGCTCGGCCAATCCCTCGCGGTGTGTGTGCAACTCGCCCTCGCGACCTGGTTCCTGCGCCGCCGCCTCTCGCGCATCGGCATACGCCGCTGGATGCCGTCGCTTGCGCTCTTTGCCGCCGCCGCCGTGCCCGCCGGAATCGTGGGCTGGGGCGTCTACCTGCTCTCCGGCGCCGACACCGGCTGGATGGTCGAAAGCCAACTCACGGGCGCCCTGGGTTCAGCGCTGATCGGCATCGTGGCGTTGGCGGTCTATGTCGGCATCCTTGCGTTGCTGCGCGTTCCCGAACTGGCGACAGCGTGGCAGACAGTCCGCAGGCTGATCTCGCGGCGGTAAGTGTTTCGCTGCCTGGACGCCCCCGTGTTCGGGGAATGCTGCGCGGCTAGCATGTGTTGAAGCATCCGGAACCGCAACGAAGGGTCGCTCATGCGCAACGTCATCATCATCGGGTCCGGCCCTGCCGGGTACACCGCAGCCATCTATGCGGCCCGTGGTGGACACCAGCCGCTCGTCATCGCCAGCTCGGTCGAGGCTGGCGGTGAACTCATGAACACCACCGAGGTCGAGAACTTCCCCGGCTTCCCCGACGGGATCATGGGCCCCGACCTGATGGCAAAAATGCAGGCCCAGGCCGAAAAATTCGGTTCTGAGATCGTGTACGACGACGTGGTGTCGGCGTCGCTCGACGGTCCCGTGAAGTCTGTCACCCTCGGGTCGGGCGCGGTGCACGAGGCTCACGCGGTGATCTTCGCGACCGGTTCTGCCCCCGCAAGCTCGGCATCGAGGGCGAGAAGACCTTCTCGGGCCGCGGGGTGTCGTACTGCGCGACCTGCGACGGATTCTTCTTCCGCGAGCGGACGATCGCCGTGGTCGGCGGCGGCGACTCCGCCATGGAAGAGGCGACGTTCCTCACCAAGTTCGCGTCGAAGGTCTACGTCATCCACCGTCGCGACGAACTGCGTGCGTCCAAGATCATGCAGGATCGTGCGTTCTCGAACGAGAAGATCGAGTTCATCCTCAACAGCGAAATCATCGACATCACCGGGGGCGACCAGGTCGCCGGCGCCACACTGCGTGACACGGTTACCGGTGAGACCTCCGAGCTCGAACTGGACGGAATCTTCGTGGCGATCGGTCACGACCCGCGGACGCACCTCGTCCACGGGGTCCTCGACCTCACCGACGAGGGCACGATTCAGCTTGAGGGCCGCTCTTCTCGCACGTCGGTGCCGGGTGTCTTCGCAGCCGGCGACGTGATCGACCCGACCTACCGCCAGGCCGTCACCGCTGCCGGATCGGGAGCGGTCGCTGCCCTGGACGTCGAGCACTACCTCGCCGCCCTCCTCGACGACGCCACCGACCCGCTGCCAGACGAGCCCGTCGACGTCCCCGACCAAGCGATGGCCTGAGCCGGTCGGCTCTGTCGGAACAATCGCGCCCCTAATCACGTTTTCACCAGTGAACGCTTTGACGAAGGAGAACACATGACTGCCGCTGCCACCACCTCGGCGACGTGGGACCAGGATGTCCTGCAGGCCGATGGCCCCGTTCTTGTCGACTTCTGGGCGGCCTGGTGCGGCCCGTGCCGCATGGTCGCGCCCGTGCTGGATGAGATTCAGTCCGAGCACCCCGACAAGATCACGATCCTCAAGCTCAACGTCGACGAGAACCCCGACCTCGCGATGAAGTACCAGATCACCTCCATCCCCGCGATGAAGGTGTTCCAGGGCGGTGAGGTCAAGACGACCATCATCGGCGCGAAGCCGAAGTACGCTCTAGAACAGGATCTCGCCGAGTTCATCGGCTGATTCCCGTCCTCGACACGGATGCCGCGGTTCCCTCACGGGCCGCGGCATCCGTGTCGTTTCTGGCTGTCTGGGCGGCGTCGCGCTTAATCTCACGACTCAGCCGGAGCGGTGACGCACCTGCGGCCACCACAGAAGGCGCCAGGGCACGTCGGGGAGCAGCGAATCCCACGTGCGATGCCGCGCCGAACCGAGCAGGCGCCAGACGGCGCGGGTCAGCGGCGGGTAGTCGAGCGCAATCTGCCGTAGCAGCCGGTAGTGCCGGATGCCGGTGGAGGGCAATCCCGTCGTGAGGACGTTCTCAGCTCGCAGCATCAGGACCACGAGCTCGTCCACGGTGGGCAAGTCATCCATGAACTCCCACGGGTCTTCGCCCGCCCGCAACCGCTCTTCGACCAGAACCGAGAGCTCGTCCGCGGCCTCAGCGCGCAGAAGCTCGAGACTTGCCCGCCGGGTCGGGGCCGAATTCTCGCGCGTCATGCTTCCAGCGTACGTCGCTGTGAGCCCTCGTCGCCCGGATGTGGATGATCAGGAGCCGAAGCCCTCCACGCCGAGTTCGGCAAGGATCCGGTTCAGATCTTGAATGCTCGCAAAATCTATGCTGATCTGGCCTTTCTTTGCCGCCAGCGTGATCTTGACGCGGGTGTCGAGTCGGTCACCGAGCCTCTCTGCCAGGTCATCGAGCTGACCCCGACGGCCGCCGGCCTGGGGCTTCACGGGCTTGCGACCCGCCGATGCTGCACCCTTCGCGGCTGCTTCGGCCTCACGCACAGAGAGGTCTTCGTTCACGATCTTGTCAGCAAGCCGCGCCATCGCGTCGTCGCCGTCGACCGACAGGATCGCGCGGGCATGCCCGGCGCTGATGACTCCCGCTGCCACGCGCTGCTGCACGGGAATCGGCAGCTTGAGGAGGCGGATGGTGTTGCTGATCTGGGGCCGGGAGCGCCCGATCCGTCCCGCAAGCTCCTCCTGGGTGATGCCGAAATCCTCGAGCAACTGCTGGTAGGCCGACGCCTCTTCGAGGGGATTGAGCTGCGAGCGGTGCAGATTCTCGAGCAGAGCGTCACGAAGCAGGTGCTCGTCGGCCGTGTCCCGCACGATCGCCGGGATCGAGTCGAGCCCAGCCTCGCGAGACGCCCGAGTCCGTCGCTCGCCCATGATGAGCTCGTACGTTCCGTCGCCCCGGTCGCGGACCACGACCGGCTGGAGCACGCCGAACTCGCGCACGCTGTGGACGAGCTCAGCGAGTTCGTCCGGGTCGAAGTTCGTCCGCGGCTGCCGGGGGTTGGGAACAATCGTGTTCGGGTCGATCTGAATCAGCCGAGCCCCCGGCACCGCGACAAGCTCCTCGACGGCTTGCGCCTCGGGGAAGAACACGTCGACAGGACGACTCTCGCCCTGGTCGGCGGTGGGAATGAGGGCGCCAATACCCCGCCCCAGTCCGGTTCTCTTGGCCATCAGGGCTCTCTCTCTTCAGCTTCCGTCGTCGGTGCCGATAGCCCGGCATCCGTGTTCTCGTCGTCGCGGTGCTCGTCGCGGCGGACGATCTCGACGGCGGCCTCACGGTAAGCCACCGCTCCTACCGACTGCCCATCGTAAGCGATCACCGTCTGCCCGAAGCTCGGCGCTTCCGAGATGCGCACCGACCTCGGAATCACCGTCGCGAGCACTTGGTCGGGGAAGTGGGCGCGTACTTCGTCGGCGACCTGCTGCGACAGCCGTGTGCGGCCGTCATACATGGTGAGCAGAATCGTCGAGAGAGACAGAGTCGGGTTGAGGTGCTTCTGGATCATCGACACGGTGCCCATCAGCTGGCTGAGTCCCTCGAGGGCGTAGTACTCGCACTGAATCGGTATGAGCACCTCGTCGGCGGCGGTAAACGCGTTGATCGTGAGCAGACCGAGCGAGGGCGGGCAGTCGACGAGCACGATATCGATGTCCGCGCCCTCGGTCGACAAGTACTTCTCGAGCGCGGTCCGCAGGCGACGTTCACGGGCAACGAGAGAGACGAGTTCGATCTCCGCGCCCGCGAGGTGGATCGTGCTGGGAGCACAGAAGAGCCGCGGCGACTCGGGACTGTGCTGCACCACCTCAAACAGGGGCCGCTCGTCAACGAGAACGTCGTACACGCTCGGGGTCTCCGCGTTGTGAGGGATGCTCAGGGCGGTGGATGCATTGCCCTGCGGGTCCAGGTCGACGACGAGAACTGTCGCACCCATGTGCGCGAAGGCGGCAGCCAGGTTGACCGTCGAGGTCGTCTTGCCCACACCGCCCTTCTGGTTCGACACCGTGAAGACGCGGCGCCTGCCCTCGTACTGCAGGGGGATCGCCTCGAGCGCTCGTCGC
Protein-coding sequences here:
- the murJ gene encoding murein biosynthesis integral membrane protein MurJ; this encodes MSSIGRASTLIAAGTLVSRLTGFLRSVVLVAAVGAVGSRAADAFTVANQLPNNLYAIISTGLLTAVVVPQIVQAASHADGGRAFISKLFTLGTVALVVTTAIGTIAAPLLVQLYASQFTPEQFALATAFAYWCIPQLLFYGLYALLGEILNARRVYGPFTWAPIANNIVSIAGFGAFIAIFGGPVTEVTDWTPTMIALLAGTATLGIVVQAVVLMVFWVRSGLHLRPDFAWRGVGLRNIGRLAGWTFLMVVVGQIAGIVQSQVMSVVSGEAPAATVAANAWLLYMLPFSVFVLSIGTTYFTQLSEHAAAGRDEDVRADIARSIRLLGLFMVISTAVLAAAAVPASRIFTTTADGAVDASWVLLAFLIGLIPQTVLFIIGRVFYAYNDTRTPFLFTLVQAGIVMITAALALNLPTAFVTAGIALGQSLAVCVQLALATWFLRRRLSRIGIRRWMPSLALFAAAAVPAGIVGWGVYLLSGADTGWMVESQLTGALGSALIGIVALAVYVGILALLRVPELATAWQTVRRLISRR
- the trxA gene encoding thioredoxin; the encoded protein is MTAAATTSATWDQDVLQADGPVLVDFWAAWCGPCRMVAPVLDEIQSEHPDKITILKLNVDENPDLAMKYQITSIPAMKVFQGGEVKTTIIGAKPKYALEQDLAEFIG
- a CDS encoding tryptophan synthase subunit alpha, producing the protein MTRENSAPTRRASLELLRAEAADELSVLVEERLRAGEDPWEFMDDLPTVDELVVLMLRAENVLTTGLPSTGIRHYRLLRQIALDYPPLTRAVWRLLGSARHRTWDSLLPDVPWRLLWWPQVRHRSG
- a CDS encoding ParB/RepB/Spo0J family partition protein translates to MAKRTGLGRGIGALIPTADQGESRPVDVFFPEAQAVEELVAVPGARLIQIDPNTIVPNPRQPRTNFDPDELAELVHSVREFGVLQPVVVRDRGDGTYELIMGERRTRASREAGLDSIPAIVRDTADEHLLRDALLENLHRSQLNPLEEASAYQQLLEDFGITQEELAGRIGRSRPQISNTIRLLKLPIPVQQRVAAGVISAGHARAILSVDGDDAMARLADKIVNEDLSVREAEAAAKGAASAGRKPVKPQAGGRRGQLDDLAERLGDRLDTRVKITLAAKKGQISIDFASIQDLNRILAELGVEGFGS
- a CDS encoding ParA family protein, producing the protein MKHDEDPATDSFYDTPLARELADLTARRRALEAIPLQYEGRRRVFTVSNQKGGVGKTTSTVNLAAAFAHMGATVLVVDLDPQGNASTALSIPHNAETPSVYDVLVDERPLFEVVQHSPESPRLFCAPSTIHLAGAEIELVSLVARERRLRTALEKYLSTEGADIDIVLVDCPPSLGLLTINAFTAADEVLIPIQCEYYALEGLSQLMGTVSMIQKHLNPTLSLSTILLTMYDGRTRLSQQVADEVRAHFPDQVLATVIPRSVRISEAPSFGQTVIAYDGQSVGAVAYREAAVEIVRRDEHRDDENTDAGLSAPTTEAEEREP